The following proteins are co-located in the Chaetodon trifascialis isolate fChaTrf1 chromosome 14, fChaTrf1.hap1, whole genome shotgun sequence genome:
- the LOC139342114 gene encoding alcohol dehydrogenase class-3 chain L codes for MATTGRVIRCKAAVAWEAGKPLAMEEVEVAPPKSGEVRLKVVATGICHTDSYTLSGSDPEGVFPVVLGHEGAGIVESVGEGVIKFQPGDTVIPLYVPQCGECKFCKNPKTNLCQKIRLTQGKGVMPDGTSRFSCKGKSLFHFMGCSTFSEYTVVAEISLAKVDHRAPLDKVCLLGCGITTGYGAALNTAQVEAGSTCAVFGLGALGLAAIMGCKAAGAARIIGVDLNPDKFKTAREFGATDVVNPKDHSKPIQEVLVEMTDGGVDYSFECVGNVAIMRAALEACHKGWGTSVIIGVAAAGREISTRPFQLVTGRTWKGTAFGGYKSVDSVPKLVEGYMNKKLKVDEFVTHTLPFEKITDGFDLMHAGKCIRVVLQF; via the exons ATGGCGACCACAGGGAGG GTGATCCGGTGCAAAGCTGCAGTAGCATGGGAGGCTGGGAAACCTCTCGcgatggaggaggtggaggtggcaCCTCCTAAAAGTGGGGAAGTTCGTCTCAAG GTTGTGGCCACAGGAATCTGCCACACTGACTCCTACACACTGAGTGGCTCTGACCCTGAGGGAGTTTTCCCTGTTGTTCTGGGCCACGAGGGAGCCGGCATTGTGGAGAGTGTCGGCGAGGGAGTCATCAAGTTTCAGCCAg GAGACACAGTCATACCCTTGTACGTCCCACAGTGTGGAGAGTGCAAGTTCTGCAAGAATCCCAAAACCAACTTGTGTCAAAAGATCAG GCTCACTCAGGGCAAAGGCGTGATGCCAGATGGGACATCCCGTTTCTCCTGCAAAGGCAAGAGCCTGTTTCACTTCATGGGCTGTAGCACATTCTCTGAGTACACAGTAGTGGCTGAGATCTCCCTGGCCAAAGTGGACCACAGGGCCCCTCTGGACAAGGTGTGTCTGCTGGGCTGTGGCATCACCACAGGTTATGGAGCTGCTCTAAACACCGCCCAG GTGGAGGCCGGCTCCACCTGTGCAGTGTTTGGCCTTGGAGCACTGGGCCTTGCAGCAATCATGGGCTGTAAGGCAGCCGGGGCAGCCAGGATTATTGGAGTCGATCTCAACCCTGACAAGTTTAAAACTGCTCGAGAGTTTGGTGCCACCGACGTGGTGAACCCTAAGGACCACAGCAAGCCAATCCAAGAGGTCCTGGTAGAGATGACAGATGGAGGTGTGGACTACTCCTTTGAATGTGTGGGCAATGTGGCAATCATG AGGGCAGCACTGGAGGCCTGCCATAAAGGATGGGGCACTAGCGTAATCATTGGGGTGGCCGCAGCCGGACGGGAGATCTCCACCCGGCCCTTCCAACTGGTGACCGGACGCACCTGGAAAGGCACTGCTTTTGGAG gATACAAAAGTGTCGACAGCGTTCCCAAACTGGTGGAGGGGTACATGAACAAGAAACTCAAAGTGGATGAATTTGTCACTCACACTCTGCCCTTTGAGAAGATCACTGATGGTTTTGATCtcatgcatgctgggaaatg CATTCGTGTCGTCCTGCAGTTCTAG
- the LOC139342440 gene encoding alcohol dehydrogenase 1-like, translating to MWWQWANGDKVIPLLMPQCRECCFCKSPKSNQCAWGPTMPKDMTPPAYRLNCKDKNLQQFMGVGTFSEYIVMNQIAVAKIDPAAPLDKVCLLGCGVCTGYGAAVNTAKVEPGSTCAVFGLGAVVLAAVMGCKAAGAKRIIAVDINPDKFEKAKVFGATDFVNPKDHNKPISQVLSEMTDGGVDFSMECVGNVEVMHSALESCVQGRGVSVIVDLHDISARPMQLIAGRTWKGSAFGGFKGRDAVPQMVKAYLDKKLKLDEFITYNMTLDQVNDAIELMKHRKCIQTVLNVSPQ from the exons ATGTGGTGGCAGTGGGCAAATG GAGACAAAGTTATCCCATTGCTCATGCCCCAGTGTAGAGAATGCTGCTTCTGTAAGAGCCCAAAGAGTAACCAGTGTGCATG GGGGCCCACTATGCCGAAAGACATGACACCACCAGCCTACAGGTTAAACTGTAAGGACAAGAATTTGCAGCAATTTATGGGAGTTGGTACCTTCTCTGAGTACATTGTAATGAACCAGATAGCTGTGGCTAAGATCgaccctgctgctcctctggacAAAGTCTGTCTCCTGGGCTGTGGGGTCTGCACAGGATATGGAGCAGCAGTTAATACTGCTAAG GTGGAACCAGGCTCCACATGTGCTGTGTTTGGCCTGGGAGCAGTTGTCTTGGCTGCAGTCATGGGCTGCAAGGCTGCAGGAGCCAAGAGGATTATCGCTGTTGACATCAATCCAGACAAGTTTGAGAAGGCCAAGGTGTTTGGTGCAACTGACTTCGTGAACCCCAAGGATCATAATAAACCCATCAGCCAAGTGCTGTCTGAGATGACTGATGGAGGAGTGGATTTTTCCATGGAATGTGTAGGGAATGTGGAAGTCATG CACAGTGCCTTGGAGTCTTGTGTGCAAGGTAGGGGTGTCAGTGTGATTGTTGACTTGCATGATATTTCTGCCCGACCCATGCAGCTCATCGCTGGACGCACATGGAAGGGCTCTGCATTTGGAG GCTTTAAGGGTAGAGATGCAGTGCCTCAGATGGTTAAAGCTTACCTGGACAAGAAGCTGAAGCTGGATGAGTTCATTACTTataacatgactttggaccagGTCAATGATGCCATTGAACTGATGAAGCACAGAAAATG CATCCAGACGGTCCTGAATGTTTCTCCACAATGA